The genome window GTAATGAAAATGCGACACAACAAAATAGGTATCATGAAAATGCATATCCGTACTTAGTGTGGCTAAAAACAAACCCGTTAAACCACCAATGGCAAAAACAAATAAAAAACCTAAAGCAAATAGTAACGGCGTTCTAAATTCAATGGAACCTTTATATAAAGTTGTCATCCAATTAAAAATTTTTACCGCTGTGGGAATTCCTACAAACATAGTAATAAAAGAAAACAATACCCCTGCCCAATCGGATTGCCCACTAACAAACATATGATGTCCCCAAACTAAAAAGCCAACCCCTGCAATAGCTACACTGGCATAAACAATGGCTTTGTATCCAAAAATTACTTTTTTAGAAAAGGTGGATACCACTTCACTAATTACTCCCATTCCCGGAAGAACCATTAAGTACACTACGGGGTGAGAATAAAACCAAAAAAAATGTTGAAATAAAATAGGGTCTCCTCCTAACTTAGGATCAAAAATACCTACCCCCAATAAGCGTTCGGCAACTAAAAGTAATAAAGTAATGCCTACTACGGGAGTGGCCACAATTTGAATAATCGATGTGGCATACAAACCCCAAACAAACAAAGGCATTTTCATAAAAGTCATACCCTTAGCACGAAGTTGATGAATGGTAGCGATAAAATTTAATCCCGTTAAAATAGAGGCCAGCCCCATAACAAAAGCTCCCAACACAACAAATACCGTACCGGACTGAGCCGATCCAATACTGTAAGGCGCATAAAAAGTCCAACCCGTATCCACCCCTGTGGTAAATAAAGAAATCATGGCAATGAGAGCCCCCGCCATTAAACAATACCAACTTAATAAATTTAATCGAGGAAAGGCCACATCTTTTGCCCCTATTTGTAGTGGCAACAAAATGTTTCCTAAAACTGCTGGAATGCCTGGCACTAAAACCATAAAAGTCATAATAGCACCATGATAGGTCATCACTTTATTATATTGAAGAGCGGTTAAAAAATCTTTTCCTGCAGAAAATAATTCATAACGAAGTAGTAAAGAAAATACAGCTCCTAAAGTTGCAAATATAACAATACTTATTAAATACATTACCCCAATGCGCTTGTGATCTAAAGTGGTTAACCACGACCACAAACCTTTTTCACAATTAAGATAATTTTTATCAGTTAAGTTAGACATTTATTTCTCCTTTAAACTTTTAATATATTCTATTAACCCTCGTATTTGCTGTTCAGACAATTGCCCTTTAAAAGTGGGCATCACGCCTTTTGGAAAGCCTTTTACCACTTTTGCGTTGGGGTTTAAAATAGAGTCTCTAATATAGGTGGCGTCAGCTACCAAACTTTCCCCGTTTTCAAAAATGCTTTTAGAGTTCCACAAATTACCCAGTCCTGGCCCAACTTTGTTTGTGTCATTAACATTGTGGCAAGCTGCACAAGAAGTGTTAAATACTTTTTTACCAATTTTAGACAAACTCATTTCTTTATAAGGATCGTTGGCTAACCAATTAGCATAGTCTTTAAAACTAACCACTTTAAGTTTTGCTATCATGCTAGAGTGTTCTGTACCACAAAATTCTGCACAAAAAATATAATACTCTCCCTTCTTGGTAGGCTGTATCCATAGCGAAGTGTATCTTCCCGGAACGGCATCTTGTTTTTTTCTAAATGCTGGTAAAAACAAACTATGAATAACATCTTTAGAGGATATAATAAATTTTACTGGTTTATTTACTGGCACATAAACTTCGTTAACCGACTTACGCCCACTTTTATAATGAAAACCCCAAGACCATTTTTGCCCCTCTACAAAAATCTCTAAAGCTTTAGCGGGAGCGTGCCGTGCTTGGTTCCACAATTTCCAACCCCACCCAAACATGAAAAAGAAAATTAAAGAAGGTATGATGGTCCAAATTATCTCTAACTTTAAGTTGTGCGACATGTGTGGTGTTTTTTCGTTAGCCGTTTTGCGACGATACCTAAAGCCAAAATAAGCAATGCACAAAACAATTAAAACAAAAGACACTGCACTAACATTTAAAATAAAAGCATACAGTTTATCCGCGTCGTGAGCATAAACCGAAGCCTCTGGTGGCATAAATACCGATTTTTTAGCATACGCCACTTTTGCAAACACACTAATTATAGTTAAAAACAGTAATTTAAACACTCTTAACCCCTATCTCTTACATTAAATTTATCTTTTTTTGAAAACCAAATGGGAAATAAAAATAACAACATAATAAAAACGGTAAAAATACCCCCTGCCTGCAT of Pseudobdellovibrionaceae bacterium contains these proteins:
- the ctaD gene encoding cytochrome c oxidase subunit I, encoding MSNLTDKNYLNCEKGLWSWLTTLDHKRIGVMYLISIVIFATLGAVFSLLLRYELFSAGKDFLTALQYNKVMTYHGAIMTFMVLVPGIPAVLGNILLPLQIGAKDVAFPRLNLLSWYCLMAGALIAMISLFTTGVDTGWTFYAPYSIGSAQSGTVFVVLGAFVMGLASILTGLNFIATIHQLRAKGMTFMKMPLFVWGLYATSIIQIVATPVVGITLLLLVAERLLGVGIFDPKLGGDPILFQHFFWFYSHPVVYLMVLPGMGVISEVVSTFSKKVIFGYKAIVYASVAIAGVGFLVWGHHMFVSGQSDWAGVLFSFITMFVGIPTAVKIFNWMTTLYKGSIEFRTPLLFALGFLFVFAIGGLTGLFLATLSTDMHFHDTYFVVSHFHYTMVGGAVMATFAGLFYWWPKICGRMYHELSGQIGFAFVFIGFNVTFFPQFILGAMGMPRRYFDYLPEFEHLHAVSTVGSTIVNIGMVIVFVTLYRAWKNGEVAGDNPWGGTTLEWQTTSPPPHENFTKEMEVSGGPYDRP
- the coxB gene encoding cytochrome c oxidase subunit II, with the protein product MFKLLFLTIISVFAKVAYAKKSVFMPPEASVYAHDADKLYAFILNVSAVSFVLIVLCIAYFGFRYRRKTANEKTPHMSHNLKLEIIWTIIPSLIFFFMFGWGWKLWNQARHAPAKALEIFVEGQKWSWGFHYKSGRKSVNEVYVPVNKPVKFIISSKDVIHSLFLPAFRKKQDAVPGRYTSLWIQPTKKGEYYIFCAEFCGTEHSSMIAKLKVVSFKDYANWLANDPYKEMSLSKIGKKVFNTSCAACHNVNDTNKVGPGLGNLWNSKSIFENGESLVADATYIRDSILNPNAKVVKGFPKGVMPTFKGQLSEQQIRGLIEYIKSLKEK